One stretch of Pseudomonas fluorescens Q2-87 DNA includes these proteins:
- a CDS encoding D-alanine--D-alanine ligase: MTAAYANLVSTIEPKAFGRVAVLFGGKSAEREVSLKSGNAVLQALQSAGVDAFGIDVGDDFLQRLLSEKIDRAFIILHGRGGEDGSMQGLLECLGIPYTGSGILASALAMDKLRTKQVWHSLGIPTPRHAVLASEADCISAATELGFPLIVKPAHEGSSIGMAKVNSLPELTAAWKDASSYDSQVLVEQWITGPEFTIATLRDQVLPPIALGTPHTFYDYDAKYIANDTQYRIPCGLDAAKEKQLMDLTAKACEALGIAGWGRADVMQDADGQFWFLEVNTAPGMTDHSLVPMAARAAGLDFQQLVLSILAASVGHQEPRG, encoded by the coding sequence ATGACTGCTGCCTACGCCAATCTGGTCTCGACCATAGAGCCGAAAGCCTTCGGTCGTGTTGCCGTGCTGTTCGGCGGCAAGAGCGCCGAGCGCGAGGTGTCCCTCAAGTCCGGCAACGCCGTGTTGCAAGCCCTGCAAAGCGCCGGTGTCGACGCCTTCGGCATCGATGTGGGCGACGATTTCCTGCAGCGGCTGCTGAGCGAAAAAATCGACCGCGCCTTCATCATTCTTCATGGTCGCGGCGGTGAAGACGGCAGCATGCAAGGCCTGCTCGAATGCCTGGGCATTCCCTACACCGGCAGCGGCATCCTCGCGTCTGCCTTGGCCATGGACAAGTTGCGCACCAAGCAGGTCTGGCACAGCCTCGGTATTCCGACGCCGCGTCACGCTGTTTTGGCGAGCGAGGCCGATTGTATTTCGGCGGCGACGGAACTGGGGTTTCCTTTGATCGTCAAACCGGCCCATGAAGGTTCAAGTATCGGCATGGCGAAAGTGAATTCGCTGCCTGAGTTGACCGCGGCATGGAAAGACGCCAGTTCCTACGATTCGCAAGTGTTGGTCGAGCAATGGATCACCGGTCCCGAGTTCACCATCGCCACCCTGCGTGACCAGGTGTTGCCCCCGATTGCCCTGGGCACGCCCCACACGTTCTACGACTACGACGCCAAATACATCGCCAACGATACCCAGTACCGCATTCCCTGCGGGCTGGACGCCGCCAAGGAAAAACAACTGATGGACCTCACGGCCAAGGCCTGTGAGGCGCTGGGTATTGCCGGTTGGGGCCGGGCGGACGTGATGCAGGATGCCGACGGGCAGTTCTGGTTCCTGGAAGTCAACACCGCGCCGGGCATGACCGATCACAGCCTGGTGCCAATGGCGGCCCGTGCTGCCGGCCTGGATTTCCAGCAACTGGTGTTGTCGATCCTGGCGGCCAGTGTCGGCCATCAAGAGCCAAGAGGTTAA
- the murC gene encoding UDP-N-acetylmuramate--L-alanine ligase, which yields MVENRKAMPQPEMRRIRRIHFVGIGGVGMCGIAEVLLNLGYQVSGSDLKASPVTERLESFGAQIFIGHRAENAANADVLVVSSAVNTSNPEVATALERRIPVVPRAEMLAELMRYRHGIAVAGTHGKTTTTSLIASVFAAGGLDPTFVIGGRLNAAGTNAQLGTSRYLIAEADESDASFLHLQPLVAVVTNIDADHMATYDGDFNKLKKTFVEFLHNLPFYGLAVVCLDDPVVREILPLIKRPTVTYGFGEDVDVRAINVRQQGMQTFFTVLRPDREPLDVSVNMPGNHNVLNALATICIATDEGVGDDAIVQGLSGFQGVGRRFQVYGELPVDGGNVMLVDDYGHHPTEVAAVIKAVRGGWPERRLVMVYQPHRYSRTRDLYDDFVQVLADANVLLLMEVYPAGEEPIPGADSRQLCHSIRQRGQLDPIYIERGVDLAPLVKPLLRAGDILLCQGAGDIGGLAPKLLKSPLFAGAIVASSEGKLK from the coding sequence ATGGTTGAGAATCGCAAAGCCATGCCCCAACCGGAAATGCGCCGTATCCGCCGCATCCACTTCGTCGGTATCGGCGGCGTGGGCATGTGCGGGATCGCCGAAGTGCTGCTGAACCTGGGTTACCAGGTCTCGGGTTCCGACCTGAAGGCATCCCCGGTTACCGAGCGCCTGGAGTCCTTCGGCGCACAGATCTTTATCGGCCACCGTGCCGAGAACGCCGCCAATGCCGATGTGCTGGTGGTTTCCAGCGCCGTGAACACCTCCAACCCGGAAGTCGCCACCGCCCTGGAGCGTCGCATTCCCGTGGTCCCGCGCGCCGAGATGCTGGCCGAACTGATGCGCTACCGCCACGGCATCGCCGTCGCCGGTACTCACGGCAAGACCACCACCACCAGCCTGATCGCCTCGGTGTTTGCCGCCGGTGGCCTGGACCCGACGTTCGTCATCGGTGGCCGTCTGAATGCCGCTGGCACCAATGCCCAGTTGGGCACCAGTCGCTACCTGATCGCCGAAGCCGACGAGAGCGATGCGAGCTTCCTGCACCTGCAACCGCTGGTGGCCGTGGTGACCAACATCGACGCCGACCACATGGCGACCTACGACGGTGACTTCAACAAGCTGAAGAAAACCTTCGTCGAGTTCCTGCACAACCTGCCGTTCTACGGTTTGGCGGTGGTATGCCTGGACGATCCGGTGGTGCGCGAAATCCTGCCGCTGATCAAGCGTCCGACCGTGACCTATGGCTTTGGCGAAGATGTCGACGTGCGCGCCATCAACGTACGCCAGCAGGGCATGCAGACCTTCTTTACCGTGCTGCGCCCTGATCGCGAGCCGCTGGATGTGTCGGTGAACATGCCCGGCAACCACAACGTCCTCAACGCGCTGGCGACCATTTGCATTGCCACCGACGAAGGCGTCGGCGACGACGCCATCGTCCAGGGCCTGTCCGGGTTCCAGGGCGTAGGCCGACGCTTCCAGGTCTACGGCGAACTGCCGGTGGACGGCGGCAACGTGATGCTGGTGGACGACTACGGCCATCACCCGACCGAAGTCGCGGCTGTGATCAAGGCCGTGCGCGGCGGTTGGCCGGAGCGGCGCCTGGTGATGGTCTACCAACCACACCGCTATAGCCGCACCCGCGACCTGTACGACGATTTCGTCCAGGTGCTGGCGGACGCCAACGTATTGCTGCTGATGGAAGTCTATCCGGCCGGCGAAGAGCCGATCCCGGGTGCCGACAGTCGTCAGCTATGCCACAGCATTCGCCAACGCGGACAGTTGGACCCGATCTACATCGAGCGCGGCGTGGACCTCGCACCGCTGGTCAAGCCGTTGCTGCGCGCCGGTGACATCTTGCTGTGCCAGGGTGCCGGCGACATCGGAGGCCTGGCCCCGAAACTGTTGAAAAGTCCGTTATTCGCTGGGGCAATCGTGGCTTCCAGCGAGGGGAAACTGAAATGA
- the murG gene encoding undecaprenyldiphospho-muramoylpentapeptide beta-N-acetylglucosaminyltransferase, with translation MGANVLIMAGGTGGHVFPALACAREFQARGYTVHWLGTPRGIENELVPGAGLELHRIDASGLRGKGKLSLLKAPLMLLKSIWQARAIIRRLRPVCVVGFGGYVTGPGGVAAKLAGVPVIVHEQNAVAGTANRLLVPLAARVCEAFPDTFTLSGSRRTTGNPVRNELFLDTPRPALAGRKARLLILGGSLGAEPLNKLLPEALSQVATELRPEVFHQAGKNHDEVTAERYRAAGVEAQVQPFIKDMAQAYGWADLVICRAGALTISELAAAGLPSMLVPLPHAIDDHQTRNADYLAREGAAFLMPQRTTGAADLAARLTEVLMQPQRLEDMARAARRLAKPDATAQVVDTCLEVAHG, from the coding sequence ATGGGCGCTAATGTGCTGATCATGGCCGGCGGTACCGGCGGGCATGTGTTCCCGGCGCTGGCTTGTGCCCGGGAATTCCAGGCGCGCGGCTACACCGTGCACTGGCTGGGTACGCCACGGGGCATCGAGAACGAACTGGTGCCCGGCGCCGGCCTGGAGCTGCATCGGATCGATGCAAGCGGCCTGCGCGGCAAGGGTAAGCTGTCGTTGCTCAAGGCGCCGCTGATGCTGCTCAAGTCGATCTGGCAGGCGCGGGCGATCATCCGTCGGTTGCGGCCGGTCTGCGTGGTCGGGTTTGGCGGTTATGTGACCGGTCCTGGTGGTGTCGCGGCAAAACTGGCCGGTGTGCCGGTGATCGTTCACGAGCAGAACGCCGTGGCCGGTACCGCCAATCGGTTACTGGTGCCGTTGGCCGCTCGGGTCTGTGAAGCCTTTCCCGACACCTTTACCCTGTCGGGCAGCCGCCGCACCACCGGTAATCCGGTGCGCAACGAGCTGTTCCTGGATACACCGCGCCCGGCCCTGGCCGGACGCAAAGCGCGTTTGCTGATCCTCGGTGGAAGCCTGGGAGCAGAGCCGTTGAACAAATTGCTGCCCGAAGCCTTGTCGCAGGTCGCCACCGAACTGCGCCCGGAGGTGTTTCACCAGGCCGGCAAAAACCACGATGAAGTGACTGCCGAGCGCTACCGCGCCGCCGGTGTCGAGGCGCAGGTGCAGCCGTTCATCAAAGACATGGCCCAAGCCTATGGCTGGGCCGACCTGGTGATCTGCCGCGCAGGCGCGCTGACCATCAGTGAACTGGCTGCCGCCGGTCTGCCCTCGATGCTGGTGCCTCTGCCCCACGCCATTGACGATCACCAGACCCGCAATGCCGATTATTTGGCCCGTGAAGGCGCTGCCTTCCTGATGCCGCAAAGAACGACTGGCGCTGCGGATCTTGCCGCCCGCCTGACAGAGGTTTTGATGCAGCCGCAACGACTTGAAGACATGGCTCGCGCCGCGCGCCGCCTGGCCAAACCCGATGCCACGGCCCAAGTGGTCGATACCTGCCTGGAGGTGGCCCATGGTTGA
- a CDS encoding UDP-N-acetylmuramoyl-tripeptide--D-alanyl-D-alanine ligase: MLKALKLSELTNVLNARLVAADASFDGVSIDSRAIAPGQLFVALTGPRFDGHDYLNEVAAKGAVAALVEREVTNSTLPQLLVSDTRQALGQLGALNRAAYANPVAAITGSSGKTTVKEMLASILRTRGPVLATRGNLNNDLGVPLTLLELAPEHSAAVIELGASRLGEIAYTVGLTKPHVAVLNNAGTAHVGEFGGPEKIVEAKGEIIEGLAADGVAVLNLDDKAFEIWKTRAGERKVLTFALSNLAANFYASDLDRDARGCPAFNLHSPDGVERVQLNLLGTHNVANALAAAAAAHALGVSLPGIVAGLNAVQPVKGRTVAQLASNGMRVIDDTYNANPTSMCAAVDILAGFSGRTVLVLGDIGELGEWAQQGHHDVGAYARGKVDALYAVGPMMAHAVAAFGEHAQHFTTQAELIQALSAEQDPNTTLLIKGSRSAAMENIVAALCGTPMEKH; this comes from the coding sequence ATGCTTAAGGCCTTGAAACTGAGCGAACTGACCAACGTCCTGAATGCGCGTCTCGTCGCTGCCGACGCCAGCTTCGATGGCGTCAGCATCGACAGCCGGGCCATTGCGCCTGGGCAGTTGTTCGTGGCTCTCACCGGGCCGCGTTTCGACGGCCACGATTACTTGAACGAAGTTGCGGCCAAGGGCGCGGTCGCTGCACTGGTCGAGCGGGAAGTGACCAACAGCACGTTGCCGCAATTGCTGGTCAGCGACACCCGCCAGGCCCTGGGCCAGCTCGGTGCGCTGAACCGCGCGGCCTATGCCAACCCGGTCGCGGCAATCACCGGTTCCAGCGGCAAGACCACGGTCAAGGAAATGCTTGCCAGCATCCTGCGCACCCGCGGTCCGGTGCTGGCAACCCGTGGCAACCTGAACAACGACCTCGGCGTACCGCTGACCCTGCTGGAACTGGCGCCGGAACACAGCGCCGCGGTCATTGAACTGGGCGCTTCACGCCTTGGCGAGATCGCCTACACCGTGGGCCTGACCAAGCCTCACGTGGCCGTACTCAATAACGCCGGGACTGCCCACGTTGGTGAGTTCGGCGGCCCGGAAAAAATCGTCGAGGCCAAGGGCGAGATCATCGAGGGGCTGGCTGCCGATGGCGTCGCCGTGCTGAATCTTGACGACAAGGCTTTCGAAATCTGGAAGACCCGTGCGGGCGAGCGCAAGGTGCTGACTTTCGCCCTGAGCAATCTTGCCGCGAATTTCTACGCCAGCGACCTGGATCGTGATGCCCGCGGCTGCCCAGCCTTCAATCTGCACAGCCCCGACGGCGTCGAGCGGGTCCAGTTGAACCTGCTCGGCACCCATAACGTTGCCAATGCCCTGGCGGCTGCGGCGGCTGCCCATGCCCTCGGCGTTTCGCTGCCGGGCATCGTCGCCGGGCTGAACGCGGTGCAACCGGTCAAGGGACGCACCGTCGCGCAACTGGCCAGTAATGGCATGCGCGTGATCGACGACACCTACAACGCCAACCCGACGTCCATGTGCGCGGCGGTGGATATCCTTGCCGGTTTCTCCGGCCGTACCGTGCTGGTGCTGGGAGATATCGGCGAGTTGGGCGAATGGGCGCAACAGGGCCATCACGACGTCGGCGCCTATGCCCGCGGCAAGGTCGATGCGCTTTATGCAGTGGGCCCGATGATGGCCCATGCGGTCGCCGCGTTTGGCGAGCACGCGCAGCACTTCACCACCCAGGCCGAACTGATTCAGGCGCTGAGTGCCGAGCAGGACCCGAACACCACCTTACTGATCAAGGGCTCACGCAGTGCGGCGATGGAAAACATCGTCGCGGCATTGTGCGGCACCCCGATGGAGAAACATTAA
- the mraY gene encoding phospho-N-acetylmuramoyl-pentapeptide-transferase has product MLLLLAEYLQQFHKGFAVFQYLTLRGILGVLTALSLSLFLGPWMIRTLQNLQIGQSVRNDGPQSHLSKSGTPTMGGALILSSIGISTLLWADLANRYVWVVLLVTLLFGAIGWVDDYRKVIEKNSRGLPSRWKYFWQSVFGLGAAIFLYMTAASPVETTLILPMLKDYSIALGAGFIVLTYLVIVGSSNAVNLTDGLDGLAIMPTVMVGGALGIFCYLSGNVKFAEYLLIPYVPGAGELIVFCGALIGAGLGFLWFNTYPAQVFMGDVGALALGAALGTIAVIVRQEIVLFIMGGVFVMETLSVVIQVASFKLTGRRVFRMAPIHHHFELKGWPEPRVIVRFWIITVILVLVGLATLKLR; this is encoded by the coding sequence ATGCTGCTGCTGCTAGCGGAGTACCTGCAACAGTTCCACAAAGGCTTCGCGGTCTTCCAGTACCTGACCCTGCGCGGGATCCTGGGTGTACTGACTGCGCTGTCGTTGTCGCTGTTCCTGGGCCCGTGGATGATCCGCACTTTGCAGAACCTGCAAATCGGCCAGTCGGTCCGTAACGACGGCCCGCAATCGCACCTGTCCAAGTCCGGCACCCCGACCATGGGCGGCGCGTTGATCCTGTCGTCCATTGGCATCAGCACCTTGCTCTGGGCTGACCTGGCGAACCGTTACGTCTGGGTCGTGCTGCTGGTGACACTGCTGTTTGGCGCCATCGGCTGGGTCGATGACTACCGTAAGGTGATCGAGAAGAACTCCCGTGGGCTGCCAAGCCGCTGGAAATATTTCTGGCAATCGGTGTTCGGCCTCGGCGCGGCGATCTTCCTTTATATGACCGCCGCCTCGCCGGTGGAAACCACCCTGATCCTGCCGATGCTCAAGGATTACAGCATTGCGCTGGGCGCAGGTTTCATCGTGCTGACCTACCTGGTCATCGTCGGTTCGAGCAACGCGGTCAACCTCACCGATGGCCTTGACGGCCTGGCGATCATGCCGACGGTGATGGTCGGCGGCGCGCTGGGGATCTTCTGCTACCTGTCGGGCAACGTGAAGTTCGCTGAGTACCTGTTGATCCCGTATGTGCCCGGGGCAGGCGAGCTGATCGTGTTCTGCGGTGCGCTGATCGGCGCCGGCCTGGGCTTCCTCTGGTTCAACACCTACCCGGCGCAAGTCTTCATGGGCGACGTCGGTGCGTTGGCGCTGGGCGCAGCCTTGGGCACCATCGCCGTCATCGTTCGCCAGGAAATCGTCCTGTTCATCATGGGCGGCGTATTCGTAATGGAGACCCTGTCAGTCGTCATTCAGGTTGCCTCCTTTAAATTGACCGGCCGCCGGGTATTTCGCATGGCGCCGATCCACCACCACTTTGAACTCAAGGGCTGGCCCGAGCCGCGTGTGATCGTCCGTTTCTGGATCATCACCGTGATCCTGGTCCTGGTCGGCCTTGCCACCCTGAAGCTGAGGTAG
- a CDS encoding UDP-N-acetylmuramoyl-L-alanyl-D-glutamate--2,6-diaminopimelate ligase — protein MSLSLNKIFAHAGHDLLIRELALDSRNVRAGDLFLAVPGARFDGRAHIADALKRGAAAVAYEVAGATVLPITDVPLIPVKGLAAQLSDIAGRFYGDPSRHLNLVGVTGTNGKTSVTQLVAQALDLLGQHCGIVGTLGNGFHGALESGLHTTPNPIAVQATLADLKKAGAKAVAMEVSSHGLDQGRVTALAFDVAVLTNLSRDHLDYHGTMQAYGEAKAKLFAWNELKCRVINIDDEFGRQLAADKRESRLITYSQEDASAYLYVRQAQFTDEGVLATLVTPQGEHHLRSTLLGRFNLSNVLAAIGALLGLDYALDEILKVLPKLEGPAGRMQRLGGGTQPLVVVDYAHTPDALEKVLSALRPHAKGKLLCLFGCGGDRDRGKRPLMAEVVERLADGVLVTDDNPRSEDPLRIFDDIRGGFSAVDNVTFVAGRGQAIAQLIASASADDVIVLAGKGHEDYQEINGERHAFSDLVEADHALTAWEVAHA, from the coding sequence ATGTCCCTGAGCCTGAACAAGATCTTTGCCCACGCCGGCCACGACCTGTTGATCCGCGAGTTGGCCCTGGATAGCCGCAATGTACGTGCCGGGGACCTGTTCCTGGCGGTGCCGGGTGCTCGTTTCGATGGTCGTGCCCATATCGCCGATGCGTTGAAGCGCGGCGCGGCAGCCGTGGCTTATGAAGTGGCAGGCGCGACCGTGCTGCCGATCACTGACGTTCCGCTGATACCGGTCAAGGGGCTGGCGGCGCAACTGTCGGACATCGCCGGGCGTTTCTACGGCGACCCGAGTCGCCACCTGAACCTTGTTGGCGTGACCGGCACCAACGGCAAGACCAGCGTGACCCAACTGGTGGCCCAGGCTTTGGACCTGCTCGGCCAGCATTGCGGCATCGTCGGTACCCTGGGCAACGGTTTCCATGGCGCGCTGGAAAGCGGCCTGCACACCACGCCGAACCCCATCGCCGTGCAAGCGACCCTGGCGGACCTGAAGAAGGCCGGCGCGAAGGCCGTTGCGATGGAAGTCTCCTCCCACGGCCTGGACCAGGGGCGAGTGACTGCGCTGGCGTTCGACGTCGCCGTGCTGACCAACCTGTCCCGTGACCACCTGGATTACCACGGCACCATGCAGGCCTACGGCGAAGCGAAGGCCAAGCTGTTCGCCTGGAATGAGCTGAAATGCCGGGTCATCAACATCGATGACGAGTTCGGCCGACAATTGGCTGCCGACAAACGCGAGTCCCGCTTGATCACCTACAGCCAGGAAGATGCCAGCGCCTACTTATATGTACGCCAGGCGCAATTCACCGATGAAGGTGTGCTCGCCACGCTGGTTACGCCCCAGGGTGAGCATCATTTGCGCAGCACCTTGCTGGGACGCTTCAACCTGAGCAACGTACTGGCCGCCATTGGTGCCTTGCTCGGCCTGGACTATGCGCTGGACGAAATCCTCAAGGTCCTGCCGAAGCTCGAAGGGCCGGCGGGGCGCATGCAACGCCTGGGTGGCGGTACGCAACCGCTGGTGGTGGTCGATTACGCCCATACTCCCGATGCCCTGGAAAAAGTCCTGTCGGCCCTGCGGCCTCACGCCAAGGGCAAGTTGCTGTGCCTGTTCGGTTGCGGTGGCGATCGTGATCGCGGCAAGCGTCCGCTGATGGCCGAAGTGGTCGAACGCCTGGCCGACGGCGTGCTGGTCACCGACGACAACCCGCGCAGCGAAGACCCGTTGCGAATTTTCGATGACATCCGCGGCGGTTTCTCGGCCGTGGACAACGTCACCTTCGTGGCCGGTCGCGGCCAGGCCATTGCCCAGTTGATCGCCAGCGCGTCGGCGGACGACGTCATCGTCCTGGCCGGCAAGGGGCACGAGGACTATCAGGAAATCAATGGCGAACGCCATGCTTTTTCCGATCTGGTGGAAGCCGATCATGCCTTGACCGCGTGGGAGGTGGCCCATGCTTAA
- the ftsW gene encoding putative lipid II flippase FtsW: protein MSLMNIIKPYPSPLITGRGIDLDFPMLAGCLALLGLGLVMITSASSEVAAVQSGNTLYHMIRHLVYLVIGLGACIVTMMVPIATWQRLGWLMLIGAFGLLVMVLLPGIGREVNGSMRWIGFSFFNVQPSEIAKVFVVIYLAGYLVRRQKEVRESWMGFFKPFIVLLPMAGLLLMEPDFGATVVMMGAAAAMLFLGGVGLFRFTLMVALAVAAVTVLVQAQPYRMARLITFTDPWADQFGSGYQLTQALIAFGRGEWLGVGLGNSVQKQFYLPEAHTDFVFSVLAEELGVVGSLCTVALFVFVCVRGMYIGLWAEKAKQFFAAYVAYGLSFLWIGQFLINIGVNVGLLPTKGLTLPFLSYGGSSLVICCACLGLLLRIEWESRTHLGSEEMEFQESDFAEEPTHGR from the coding sequence ATGAGCCTGATGAATATCATCAAGCCGTACCCGTCGCCGTTGATTACCGGGCGTGGCATCGATCTGGATTTCCCAATGCTCGCCGGTTGCCTGGCGCTGCTGGGCCTGGGCCTGGTGATGATCACGTCGGCGTCGTCGGAAGTGGCCGCCGTGCAGTCGGGCAACACGCTTTATCACATGATCCGCCACCTGGTTTACCTGGTGATCGGCCTGGGGGCGTGCATTGTCACCATGATGGTGCCGATCGCCACCTGGCAACGCTTGGGCTGGTTGATGCTGATCGGCGCCTTCGGCTTGCTGGTGATGGTGCTGTTGCCGGGGATCGGTCGCGAGGTCAACGGCTCGATGCGCTGGATCGGCTTCAGCTTCTTCAACGTGCAGCCGTCGGAAATCGCCAAGGTGTTCGTGGTGATCTACCTCGCCGGTTATCTGGTGCGTCGCCAGAAAGAAGTGCGCGAGAGCTGGATGGGCTTTTTCAAACCGTTCATCGTGTTGCTGCCGATGGCCGGGCTGCTGCTGATGGAGCCGGACTTCGGTGCCACGGTGGTAATGATGGGCGCGGCGGCGGCGATGCTGTTCCTGGGCGGCGTCGGGTTGTTCCGTTTCACCCTGATGGTGGCGCTGGCAGTGGCGGCCGTGACGGTGCTGGTGCAGGCGCAACCTTATCGGATGGCGCGACTGATCACCTTTACCGATCCGTGGGCCGACCAATTCGGTTCCGGCTATCAATTGACCCAGGCGTTGATCGCCTTCGGTCGCGGCGAATGGCTGGGTGTGGGCCTGGGCAACAGCGTGCAGAAGCAGTTCTACCTGCCCGAAGCGCACACCGACTTCGTGTTCTCGGTCCTGGCCGAAGAACTGGGTGTGGTGGGCTCGTTGTGCACCGTTGCCTTGTTCGTATTCGTCTGCGTGCGCGGCATGTACATCGGCTTGTGGGCCGAGAAGGCCAAGCAATTTTTTGCCGCCTACGTGGCCTACGGCTTGTCGTTCCTGTGGATCGGTCAGTTCTTGATCAACATCGGCGTGAACGTCGGCCTGTTGCCGACCAAGGGCCTGACACTGCCGTTCCTCAGTTATGGCGGCAGCTCCCTGGTGATCTGCTGTGCCTGCCTCGGCTTGCTGCTGCGCATCGAATGGGAGAGTCGAACCCACCTGGGCAGCGAAGAGATGGAATTCCAGGAAAGCGACTTCGCCGAGGAGCCGACCCATGGGCGCTAA
- the murD gene encoding UDP-N-acetylmuramoyl-L-alanine--D-glutamate ligase, which produces MSLIASDHFRIVVGLGKSGMSLVRFLANRGVSFAVADTRENPPELATLRRDYPQVDVRCGELDVEFLCRADELYVSPGLALATPALQAAAARGVKLSGDIELFARNAKAPIIAISGSNAKSTVTTLVGEMAAAAGKRVAVGGNLGTPALDLLSDDVELYVMELSSFQLETTDQLNAEVATVLNISEDHMDRYSGLPAYHLAKHRIFRGARQVVFNRQDALTRPLIGEGLPYWTFGLGVPDFKGFGLREENGEKYLAFEFQNLMPVRELKVRGAHNQANALAALALGHAVGLPFEAMLSALRNFAGLEHRCQWVRDLDGVAWYNDSKATNVGAALAAIEGLGADIEGKLVLIAGGDGKGADFKDLRDPVAANCRAVVLMGRDRELIAQALGDAVPLIRVASLDEAVQQCRALAQPGDAVLLSPACASFDMFKNYEERGQLFARAAEELA; this is translated from the coding sequence GTGTCCCTGATCGCTTCTGACCACTTCCGCATCGTTGTCGGCCTCGGCAAGAGCGGCATGTCCCTGGTTCGCTTCCTGGCGAACCGGGGCGTGTCGTTTGCCGTGGCCGATACGCGGGAAAATCCTCCTGAGCTGGCCACGCTGCGGCGTGACTATCCACAGGTGGACGTGCGTTGTGGCGAGCTGGACGTCGAGTTCCTGTGTCGCGCCGATGAACTCTACGTGAGCCCTGGCCTGGCCCTGGCGACCCCGGCCCTGCAGGCGGCGGCTGCCCGTGGCGTGAAACTGTCCGGCGACATCGAGCTGTTTGCGCGTAACGCCAAGGCACCGATCATTGCCATCAGCGGCTCCAACGCGAAAAGCACGGTCACCACCCTGGTGGGCGAGATGGCGGCAGCGGCTGGCAAGCGTGTCGCCGTGGGCGGTAACCTCGGCACTCCGGCGCTGGACCTGCTCAGTGACGACGTCGAGCTGTACGTGATGGAACTGTCGAGCTTCCAACTCGAAACCACCGACCAGTTGAATGCCGAAGTGGCAACCGTGCTCAACATCAGCGAAGACCACATGGACCGCTACAGCGGCCTGCCGGCTTATCACCTGGCCAAGCACCGGATCTTCCGGGGCGCCCGGCAAGTGGTGTTCAACCGTCAGGACGCGCTGACCCGTCCGCTGATCGGCGAAGGGCTGCCGTACTGGACCTTCGGCCTCGGTGTTCCGGATTTCAAAGGCTTCGGTTTGCGCGAAGAGAACGGCGAGAAATACCTGGCCTTCGAATTCCAGAACCTGATGCCGGTGCGCGAATTGAAAGTCCGTGGTGCTCACAACCAGGCCAATGCCCTGGCGGCCCTGGCCTTGGGCCACGCGGTCGGCCTGCCGTTCGAGGCGATGCTGTCGGCATTGCGTAACTTTGCCGGCCTGGAACACCGTTGCCAGTGGGTGCGCGACCTTGATGGCGTGGCCTGGTACAACGATTCCAAGGCCACCAATGTTGGTGCCGCGCTGGCCGCCATTGAAGGGCTGGGGGCGGATATCGAGGGCAAACTCGTGCTGATCGCCGGCGGCGACGGCAAAGGGGCAGACTTCAAGGACCTGCGCGATCCGGTGGCGGCCAACTGCCGTGCCGTGGTGCTGATGGGCCGCGACCGCGAACTGATCGCCCAGGCGCTCGGCGATGCCGTGCCGCTGATTCGGGTCGCTTCGCTGGACGAAGCGGTGCAGCAGTGCCGCGCCCTTGCTCAACCGGGCGACGCAGTCCTGTTGTCGCCGGCCTGCGCCAGCTTCGACATGTTCAAGAATTACGAAGAACGTGGGCAGTTGTTCGCCCGGGCCGCGGAGGAACTGGCATGA